The following are from one region of the Capsicum annuum cultivar UCD-10X-F1 chromosome 1, UCD10Xv1.1, whole genome shotgun sequence genome:
- the LOC107840467 gene encoding ADP-ribosylation factor 1 has protein sequence MGLSFGKLFSRLFAKKEMRILMVGLDAAGKTTILYKLKLGEIVTTIPTIGFNVETVEYKNISFTVWDVGGQDKIRPLWRHYFQNTQGLIFVVDSNDRDRVVEARDELHRMLNEDELRDAVLLVFANKQDLPNAMNAAEITDKLGLHSLRQRHWYIQSTCATSGEGLYEGLDWLSNNIANKA, from the exons ATGGGGCTGTCTTTTGGCAAGCTTTTCAGTCGGCTTTTTGCCAAGAAGGAGATGCGCATACTGATGGTGGGTCTTGATGCTGCTGGTAAAACAACCATTTTGTACAAACTCAAACTTGGAGAGATAGTCACCACCATTcctaccattg GTTTCAATGTGGAGACCGTGGAATATAAGAACATTAGCTTTACAGTTTGGGATGTTGGGGGTCAAGATAAG ATTCGTCCTTTGTGGAGACACTACTTCCAAAATACCCAGGGGCTCATCTTTGTTGTTGATAGCAATGACAGAGATCGTGTTGTTGAAGCTAGGGATGAGCTTCACAGGATGTTGAATGAG GATGAATTGAGGGATGCTGTTCTGCTAGTGTTTGCTAACAAGCAAGATCTTCCAAATGCTATGAATGCAGCAGAGATAACTGACAAGCTTGGACTCCATTCTCTCCGCCAGCGTCACTG GTACATTCAGAGCACTTGTGCAACTTCTGGTGAAGGTCTGTATGAAGGGCTTGATTGGCTGTCAAACAACATAGCAAATAAG GCATAG
- the LOC107840427 gene encoding galactinol synthase 1: protein MAPSIARTGQKLMDKAYVTFLAGDGDYVKGVVGLVKGLRKVKSEYPLVVAVLPDVPAEHRRILQEQGCIVREIEPVYPPENQTQFAMAYYVINYSKLRIWEFVEYKKMIYLDGDIQVYDNIDHLFDLPDGYFYAVMDCFCEKTWSHTPQNKIGYCQQCPDKVKWPTEELGQPPSLYFNAGMFVFEPSLHIYEDLLKTLKIIPPTPFAEQDFLNMYFKNIYRPIPLIYNLVLAMLWRHPENVELDKVKVVHYCAAGSKPWRYTGNEKNMQRMDIKLLVKKWWDIYNDESLDYQRPVGTNQVIGAAGAVNQLQPLIAAAMTQASAVKYVTAPSAA from the exons ATGGCTCCATCTATTGCTAGAACAGGGCAAAAACTGATGGACAAGGCCTACGTGACCTTTTTGGCTGGTGATGGTGACTATGTGAAAGGTGTTGTTGGGTTAGTAAAAGGTTTGAGGAAGGTTAAATCGGAGTATCCACTTGTGGTGGCAGTTCTGCCGGATGTGCCGGCAGAGCACCGCCGTATACTGCAAGAGCAAGGGTGCATAGTGAGGGAGATTGAGCCTGTTTACCCACCTGAAAACCAAACTCAATTTGCTATGGCTTATTATGTCATCAACTACTCTAAGCTTCGTATATGGGAG TTTGTGGAATACAAGAAGATGATATACCTGGATGGTGACATTCAAGTGTATGACAACATAGATCATCTCTTTGATTTGCCAGATGGATATTTCTATGCAGTAATGGACtgtttctgtgagaaaacatggAGTCACACACCTCAGAACAAAATCGGCTACTGCCAACAGTGTCCGGACAAGGTCAAGTGGCCTACTGAGGAATTGGGTCAGCCACCATCCCTTTACTTCAATGCTGGAATGTTTGTGTTTGAGCCTAGCCTTCATATTTATGAAGACCTATTGAAGACTCTCAAGATCATCCCTCCTACTCCTTTTGCAGAGCAG GACTTCCTGAATATGTATTTCAAGAACATCTACAGACCGATACCACTAATTTATAATCTCGTTCTAGCAATGTTATGGCGTCATCCCGAGAATGTTGAGCTGGATAAAGTGAAAGTTGTACACTATTGTGCTGCG GGATCAAAGCCATGGAGGTACACAGGGAACGAAAAGAACATGCAGAGGATGGATATAAAATTACTGGTGAAGAAGTGGTGGGACATTTACAACGACGAATCCCTGGACTACCAGAGACCAGTTGGCACGAACCAGGTGATAGGTGCAGCTGGAGCAGTGAACCAGCTGCAACCATTGATTGCTGCTGCTATGACCCAGGCTAGCGCGGTTAAATACGTCACTGCTCCATCCGCTGCTTAG